Proteins encoded within one genomic window of Cucumis sativus cultivar 9930 chromosome 3, Cucumber_9930_V3, whole genome shotgun sequence:
- the LOC101209754 gene encoding uncharacterized protein LOC101209754 isoform X1: protein MGSFQSSKPICPSNKHCSEWVKNNMKYCLCGTKDGVSLTLGMISVISWGVAEIPQIVTNYREKSSDGLSLAFLLTWILGDLFNVFGCILEPATLPTQYYMALVWSKLYTITTGILFTQAIYYGHIYPQMKYRRRQCKGLVHSEANAQIDARDKAQQSYGSVNVNQVNNDDMSKFNTSKRESASTSPIPLPMLRQNSSTGRELYYMSARSLSRSHTPTSGSFLRQKMTPPYIHNPMQEPLLDGNEPSSAPRPPNVKTMLCLVFMLTFFSTLNHHHSAESRFYSVSDNSNKGFVIPVGRKLLQVAGVLQNNVNEGGGGGIGTYLGWAMAVIYMGGRLPQICLNIKRGHVEGLSPLMFIFALIGNSTYVASILVSSTSWSKIKPNLPWLVDAFGCVLLDTFILIQFIYFRYRIRQDEKDKLVLRNEA, encoded by the exons ATGGGATCATTTCAAAGCTCAAAGCCCATTTGCCCCAGCAACAAGCATTGTTCGGAATGGGTAAAGAATAATATGAAATACTGTCTTTGTGGTACGAAAGATGGGGTTTCGCTTACTCTGGGAATGATTAGTGTTATCAGTTGGGGTGTAGCTGAGATACCCCAAATCGTTACAAACTACAGGGAAAAATCTTCTGATGGCCTATCTCTTGCCTTCTTGCTAACATGGATACTGGg AGACCTTTTCAATGTCTTTGGTTGCATATTGGAACCAGCAACA CTTCCAACTCAATATTACATGGCATTGGTATGGTCTAAg TTGTATACCATCACAACAGGGATTCTGTTTACACAGGCCATATATTATGGGCACATATATCCTCAAATGAAGTATCGGCGAAGACAATGCAAG GGTCTTGTTCACAGTGAGGCCAATGCACAGATTGATGCACGTGATAAAGCCCAACAGAGCTATGGCAGTGTTAATGTGAATCAAGTCAACAATGATGACATGAGCAAGTTCAATACttcaaaaagagaaagtgCTTCCACTAGTCCTATTCCTCTTCCAATGCTTCGACAAAATAGTTCCACGGGTCGAGAACTATATTACAT GTCAGCAAGATCTCTATCGAGGAGTCATACTCCCACATCAGGGTCTTTTTTAAGACAAAAAATGACTCCTCCTTATATTCACAACCCAATGCAAGAGCCTTTACTTGATGGAAATGAACCATCGTCAGCTCCAAGACCTCCCAATGTCAAGACAATGTTATGTTTG GTTTTCATGTTGACATTCTTTAGCACACTCAATCACCATCATTCTGCAGAAAGCAGATTTTACAGCGTCTCTGACAATTCGAACAAAGGATTTGTCATACCAGTAGGAAGAAAGCTTTTACAG GTTGCTGGTGTGTTACAAAATAACGTCAATGAAGGCGGCGGCGGTGGAATTGGAACTTATCTTGGTTGGGCAATGGCAGTTATATATATGGGTGGACGACTTCctcaaatttgtttgaat ATAAAAAGGGGCCACGTTGAG GGTCTTAGTCCGTTGATGTTCATTTTTGCTTTAATAGGGAACTCCACATACGTTGCCAG cATACTTGTAAGCAGTACAAGTTGGTCGAAGATCAAACCAAATCTCCCTTGGCTTGTGGATGCATTTGGATGTGTGCTTCTAGACACTTTT ATACTAATACAATTTATCTATTTTCGCTACCGGATACGTCAAGATGAAAAAGATAAGCTCGTGTTGCGAAATGAAGCTTAG
- the LOC101209754 gene encoding uncharacterized protein LOC101209754 isoform X2: protein MGSFQSSKPICPSNKHCSEWVKNNMKYCLCGTKDGVSLTLGMISVISWGVAEIPQIVTNYREKSSDGLSLAFLLTWILGDLFNVFGCILEPATLPTQYYMALLYTITTGILFTQAIYYGHIYPQMKYRRRQCKGLVHSEANAQIDARDKAQQSYGSVNVNQVNNDDMSKFNTSKRESASTSPIPLPMLRQNSSTGRELYYMSARSLSRSHTPTSGSFLRQKMTPPYIHNPMQEPLLDGNEPSSAPRPPNVKTMLCLVFMLTFFSTLNHHHSAESRFYSVSDNSNKGFVIPVGRKLLQVAGVLQNNVNEGGGGGIGTYLGWAMAVIYMGGRLPQICLNIKRGHVEGLSPLMFIFALIGNSTYVASILVSSTSWSKIKPNLPWLVDAFGCVLLDTFILIQFIYFRYRIRQDEKDKLVLRNEA from the exons ATGGGATCATTTCAAAGCTCAAAGCCCATTTGCCCCAGCAACAAGCATTGTTCGGAATGGGTAAAGAATAATATGAAATACTGTCTTTGTGGTACGAAAGATGGGGTTTCGCTTACTCTGGGAATGATTAGTGTTATCAGTTGGGGTGTAGCTGAGATACCCCAAATCGTTACAAACTACAGGGAAAAATCTTCTGATGGCCTATCTCTTGCCTTCTTGCTAACATGGATACTGGg AGACCTTTTCAATGTCTTTGGTTGCATATTGGAACCAGCAACA CTTCCAACTCAATATTACATGGCATTG TTGTATACCATCACAACAGGGATTCTGTTTACACAGGCCATATATTATGGGCACATATATCCTCAAATGAAGTATCGGCGAAGACAATGCAAG GGTCTTGTTCACAGTGAGGCCAATGCACAGATTGATGCACGTGATAAAGCCCAACAGAGCTATGGCAGTGTTAATGTGAATCAAGTCAACAATGATGACATGAGCAAGTTCAATACttcaaaaagagaaagtgCTTCCACTAGTCCTATTCCTCTTCCAATGCTTCGACAAAATAGTTCCACGGGTCGAGAACTATATTACAT GTCAGCAAGATCTCTATCGAGGAGTCATACTCCCACATCAGGGTCTTTTTTAAGACAAAAAATGACTCCTCCTTATATTCACAACCCAATGCAAGAGCCTTTACTTGATGGAAATGAACCATCGTCAGCTCCAAGACCTCCCAATGTCAAGACAATGTTATGTTTG GTTTTCATGTTGACATTCTTTAGCACACTCAATCACCATCATTCTGCAGAAAGCAGATTTTACAGCGTCTCTGACAATTCGAACAAAGGATTTGTCATACCAGTAGGAAGAAAGCTTTTACAG GTTGCTGGTGTGTTACAAAATAACGTCAATGAAGGCGGCGGCGGTGGAATTGGAACTTATCTTGGTTGGGCAATGGCAGTTATATATATGGGTGGACGACTTCctcaaatttgtttgaat ATAAAAAGGGGCCACGTTGAG GGTCTTAGTCCGTTGATGTTCATTTTTGCTTTAATAGGGAACTCCACATACGTTGCCAG cATACTTGTAAGCAGTACAAGTTGGTCGAAGATCAAACCAAATCTCCCTTGGCTTGTGGATGCATTTGGATGTGTGCTTCTAGACACTTTT ATACTAATACAATTTATCTATTTTCGCTACCGGATACGTCAAGATGAAAAAGATAAGCTCGTGTTGCGAAATGAAGCTTAG